The following are encoded in a window of Pseudomonas sp. JQ170C genomic DNA:
- a CDS encoding quinone oxidoreductase family protein: MAKVVRFYETGGPEVLRYEDAEVGEPGPGQVRLRQVAVGLNYADTYFRNGTYPIPMPNGMGVEASGVVQAVGEGVTQVAVGDRVTYTGFLNTLGAYCTERLIPAAALIKLPETIAFETAAAMTMRGLTSAYLMRRLYDFKPGDTVLLHAAAGGVGLIVSQWAKLLGVNVIGTVSTEAKAEVAKAHGCTHTINYSHEDVASRVRELTDGVGVNVVFDSVGKSTFMASLDSLKRRGLMVCVGTASGTIPPFDPQILAMKGSLHLTRPALADYIADPAEKADLAGELFDHVSSGRIKIEINQHYALQDAVQAHRDLEARKTTGSSIFVI; the protein is encoded by the coding sequence ATGGCCAAAGTCGTACGCTTTTATGAAACCGGTGGTCCCGAGGTGCTGCGCTATGAGGACGCCGAGGTCGGCGAACCCGGCCCGGGCCAGGTGCGGCTGCGCCAGGTGGCGGTGGGCCTGAACTACGCCGACACCTACTTTCGCAATGGCACCTACCCGATTCCGATGCCCAACGGCATGGGTGTCGAAGCCTCGGGTGTGGTGCAGGCCGTGGGCGAGGGCGTGACCCAGGTGGCGGTCGGTGATCGCGTGACCTACACCGGTTTTCTCAACACCCTGGGTGCCTATTGCACCGAGCGCCTGATCCCTGCCGCCGCGCTGATCAAGCTGCCCGAAACCATCGCCTTCGAGACCGCCGCGGCCATGACCATGCGCGGCCTGACCTCGGCCTACCTGATGCGCCGCCTGTACGACTTCAAGCCCGGCGACACGGTGCTGCTGCACGCCGCCGCCGGCGGTGTCGGCCTGATCGTTTCGCAGTGGGCCAAGCTGCTGGGCGTGAATGTGATCGGTACCGTCTCCACCGAAGCCAAGGCCGAAGTGGCCAAGGCCCACGGTTGCACCCACACCATCAACTACAGCCATGAAGACGTGGCCAGCCGCGTGCGCGAGCTGACGGACGGGGTGGGCGTCAACGTGGTGTTCGACAGCGTCGGCAAAAGCACGTTCATGGCCTCGCTCGACTCGCTCAAGCGCCGCGGCCTGATGGTCTGCGTGGGCACTGCATCGGGCACCATCCCGCCGTTCGACCCACAGATCCTGGCGATGAAGGGCTCCCTGCACCTGACCCGCCCGGCCCTGGCCGACTACATCGCCGACCCTGCCGAGAAGGCCGACCTTGCCGGCGAGCTGTTCGATCACGTCAGCAGCGGCCGGATCAAGATCGAGATCAACCAGCACTACGCCCTCCAGGACGCCGTCCAGGCGCACCGTGATCTGGAAGCGCGCAAAACCACCGGCTCCTCGATCTTCGTCATTTGA
- a CDS encoding sugar phosphate isomerase/epimerase family protein: protein MNAIQERFTRLLDNKTKGAAAPVLLTRELAARLLERLDQARLYAHAYPLLTNLTHGRLTPFDLLDFAYRHELAGLSLHMLDGEHNSLSQMNAVQLDAFAAKAQALQLDVHLEISSTLKADVDAAIAVAKAIGTRNIRVYSRYEGQLSQVMDRIATDLQYLAHQADAHDLYFDFEQHEELKSDEIAQLLRQANHPRLHALFDFGNMINACEQPLQALAHLAPHIRQSHLKGVRVVAEAQGFGHYGVLQGSDEDDLPSPRMLFELLMLGEREPQVIAFILEQENHYIAPAFRQLQEPADPFIAYREMSDTPLPEGFTLEQMLAGEQRWANNQVCYVKGLLAELRTLAELALATPDKA, encoded by the coding sequence ATGAATGCTATCCAAGAACGCTTCACCCGGTTGCTCGATAACAAGACCAAAGGCGCCGCAGCGCCGGTGCTTCTGACCCGCGAACTGGCCGCACGCCTGCTCGAACGCCTCGATCAGGCGCGCCTGTACGCCCATGCCTACCCCTTGTTGACCAACCTCACCCATGGCCGCCTGACGCCCTTTGACCTCCTCGACTTTGCCTATCGTCACGAACTGGCGGGGCTGAGCCTGCATATGCTCGATGGCGAGCACAACAGCCTGTCGCAAATGAACGCCGTGCAGCTGGACGCCTTTGCTGCAAAGGCCCAGGCGTTGCAACTGGATGTTCACCTTGAGATCAGCAGCACCCTCAAGGCTGACGTCGACGCCGCGATCGCCGTGGCCAAGGCCATCGGTACCCGCAACATCCGCGTTTACTCACGCTACGAAGGCCAGCTGTCGCAGGTGATGGACAGGATCGCCACTGACCTTCAGTACCTCGCCCACCAGGCCGATGCCCACGACCTGTACTTCGACTTCGAGCAACACGAAGAACTCAAGAGCGACGAAATCGCCCAGCTACTGCGCCAGGCCAACCACCCGCGCCTGCATGCCCTGTTCGACTTCGGCAACATGATCAACGCCTGCGAGCAACCTCTCCAGGCCCTGGCGCACCTGGCCCCGCACATTCGCCAGAGCCACCTCAAGGGTGTTCGCGTGGTTGCCGAGGCCCAGGGCTTTGGCCACTACGGCGTGCTCCAGGGCAGCGACGAAGATGACCTGCCCAGCCCACGCATGCTGTTCGAGCTGCTGATGCTCGGGGAACGCGAGCCGCAAGTGATCGCTTTCATCCTCGAACAGGAAAACCACTACATCGCCCCGGCGTTTCGCCAACTGCAGGAGCCTGCCGACCCATTCATTGCCTACCGGGAGATGAGCGACACGCCCTTGCCCGAAGGCTTCACCCTCGAGCAGATGCTGGCCGGCGAACAGCGCTGGGCCAACAACCAGGTGTGCTACGTGAAAGGCCTGCTGGCCGAATTGCGCACCCTCGCCGAACTGGCCCTGGCCACCCCCGACAAGGCCTGA
- a CDS encoding TauD/TfdA dioxygenase family protein encodes MHIEQLTCAIGAEVTGVNLADAVHDDGLFGQLREQLLKHRVLFLRDQHISRAEHVAFARRFGELEDHPVAGSDPEHPGLVQIYKRPDQPADRYENAWHTDATWRDAPPMGCVLRCVECPPVGGDTMWANMVLAYQNLPDEVKQKIEGLRARHSIEASFGAAMPMEKRLALKAQFPDAEHPVVRTHPETGEQVLFVNAFTTHFSNYHTPQRVRFGQDANPGASDLLRYLISQAYLPEYQVRWRWKPNSIAIWDNRSTQHYAVMDYPPCHRKMERAGIKGDRTF; translated from the coding sequence ATGCACATCGAACAACTGACTTGCGCCATCGGTGCTGAAGTGACCGGTGTAAACCTGGCTGATGCGGTCCACGACGATGGCCTGTTCGGCCAGTTGCGTGAACAACTGCTCAAGCACCGCGTGCTGTTCTTGCGCGACCAGCACATCAGCCGTGCCGAGCATGTGGCCTTCGCCCGGCGCTTTGGCGAGCTGGAGGACCACCCGGTGGCCGGCAGCGATCCGGAGCACCCGGGCCTGGTGCAGATCTACAAGCGTCCCGACCAGCCAGCCGACCGCTACGAGAACGCCTGGCACACCGACGCCACCTGGCGCGATGCACCGCCCATGGGCTGCGTATTGCGCTGCGTGGAATGCCCGCCGGTGGGCGGTGACACCATGTGGGCGAACATGGTCCTGGCCTACCAGAACCTGCCCGACGAGGTAAAACAGAAGATCGAAGGCCTGCGCGCCCGCCACAGCATCGAGGCCAGCTTCGGCGCCGCGATGCCGATGGAAAAGCGCCTGGCGCTCAAGGCCCAGTTCCCCGATGCCGAGCACCCGGTGGTACGCACCCACCCTGAAACCGGTGAACAGGTGCTGTTCGTCAACGCCTTCACCACCCATTTCAGCAACTACCACACCCCGCAGCGGGTGCGCTTCGGCCAGGACGCCAACCCCGGTGCCTCGGACCTGTTGCGCTACCTGATCAGCCAGGCCTACCTGCCCGAGTACCAGGTGCGCTGGCGCTGGAAGCCCAACAGCATCGCCATCTGGGACAACCGCAGCACCCAGCATTACGCGGTCATGGACTACCCGCCATGCCACCGCAAGATGGAACGCGCCGGGATCAAGGGCGACCGCACTTTCTAA
- a CDS encoding putative adhesin, translating into MARKRPVGRELYLFQDDAGKSVDNLVISSHGEYMPRPEFGRHTGLARNIPGLGGWIEVPAGVTLYLYGPHKSALSVPGMATVMSSKLNHLETLRSPQKIRNYRLSKFQDGYSSETYGSIEEDIDQNRRCVDIRERAVSMRDQTTLAMIAENFPVPFPRFDILTIRNRAWMYSITLHDVLKALRQEGYRYSNIHCVFCRSPIVGPKPLFKPNVI; encoded by the coding sequence ATGGCGAGAAAAAGACCTGTGGGTCGTGAGTTGTATTTGTTCCAAGATGATGCTGGCAAGTCCGTCGATAATCTGGTGATTTCATCGCATGGCGAATATATGCCACGTCCAGAGTTTGGCCGGCACACCGGCCTGGCGCGAAACATACCCGGGTTAGGCGGTTGGATTGAGGTCCCTGCCGGCGTGACGCTATATTTATATGGCCCGCACAAAAGTGCCCTGAGTGTTCCAGGCATGGCTACGGTTATGTCGAGCAAGTTGAACCACCTGGAAACCCTGCGCAGCCCGCAGAAAATCCGAAACTATCGCCTTTCCAAGTTTCAAGATGGCTATAGTTCCGAAACGTACGGCAGCATAGAAGAGGATATCGATCAAAATCGTAGATGCGTCGACATACGCGAGAGAGCCGTGAGCATGCGTGATCAAACCACCTTGGCCATGATTGCAGAAAATTTCCCTGTGCCGTTTCCTCGATTCGATATCTTGACCATTCGCAATCGCGCATGGATGTACTCCATAACGCTTCATGATGTGCTCAAGGCGTTGCGTCAAGAGGGGTATCGGTATTCCAACATACACTGTGTTTTTTGTCGTAGTCCTATCGTAGGGCCCAAGCCCTTATTCAAACCTAACGTGATTTGA
- the pdxR gene encoding MocR-like pyridoxine biosynthesis transcription factor PdxR has translation MKSPAGLLLSGIELDRDSTTPLYRQLYLQIRKQILTGRLQGGIRLPSTRTLSQELNLSRITLLNAFDQLIAEGFLVSRTGAGTYVGDEWERAGGAEPQPPAPPKLSALSQSMLSLRSDHFRGVSYAHCGTGTPTSFLPSHGAFEAFPQAVWKRLLSRHAQKPSKALLGYGELQGLPELRQAIAEYVFDARGIDCSAEQVVIVSGAQQAFNLLAMLLLDPDNAVWMEDPGHIAARIAFQAHGCRVIPVRIDDQGIDVQQGIADCADARLAFTTPSRQHPLGVTLSHGRRLELIDWAARHERWIIEDDCDSELRYSGRQLPALYAMDQSDRVIYVGTFSKVLFPSLRLGYVILPKPLVEPFCTIRAVMDRSPPTLLQAVTADFMREGHFIGHIRRMRVLYQARQQCLVDTLERVLGGFFNITPVDAGMHLIAWLPPHLDDQQVARQLAEQGVHTYALSDYCLQRYLPPALLIGFAGTPQGEAPAKVQALAQALRALGHLNP, from the coding sequence ATGAAGTCCCCCGCCGGTTTACTGCTTTCAGGTATTGAGCTCGATCGCGACAGTACCACCCCGCTTTATCGCCAGCTGTACCTGCAGATCCGCAAGCAGATCCTCACCGGGCGCCTGCAAGGGGGTATCCGCCTACCGTCCACGCGCACCTTGAGCCAGGAACTGAACCTTTCGCGCATCACCCTGCTCAATGCCTTCGACCAACTGATTGCCGAGGGCTTCCTGGTGTCGCGCACCGGTGCCGGTACCTATGTGGGCGATGAATGGGAGCGTGCCGGCGGCGCCGAACCGCAGCCGCCGGCGCCACCCAAGCTGTCGGCGTTGAGCCAGTCGATGCTGTCGCTGCGCAGCGATCACTTTCGCGGGGTGTCCTATGCCCACTGTGGCACCGGCACCCCCACCTCGTTCCTGCCCAGCCACGGGGCCTTTGAGGCCTTTCCCCAGGCGGTGTGGAAGCGCCTGCTCAGCCGCCACGCGCAAAAGCCGAGCAAAGCGCTGCTGGGCTATGGCGAACTGCAGGGGCTGCCGGAGTTGCGCCAGGCCATCGCCGAATACGTGTTCGATGCCCGTGGCATCGACTGCAGTGCCGAGCAGGTGGTGATCGTCTCCGGCGCTCAGCAGGCCTTCAATCTGCTGGCGATGCTGCTACTCGACCCGGACAATGCGGTGTGGATGGAAGACCCCGGGCATATCGCTGCGCGCATTGCTTTTCAGGCACATGGCTGCCGGGTGATACCGGTACGGATCGACGATCAGGGCATCGACGTGCAGCAAGGCATCGCCGACTGCGCCGATGCCCGCCTTGCCTTCACCACCCCATCGCGCCAGCACCCACTGGGCGTGACCCTGAGCCACGGCCGGCGCCTGGAGTTGATCGATTGGGCGGCCCGCCATGAGCGCTGGATCATCGAGGACGACTGCGACAGCGAACTGCGCTACAGCGGTCGCCAATTGCCGGCGCTGTATGCCATGGACCAGAGCGACCGGGTGATTTATGTCGGCACGTTCAGCAAGGTGCTGTTCCCGTCCCTGCGCCTGGGCTATGTGATTCTGCCCAAGCCCCTGGTCGAGCCCTTCTGCACCATCCGCGCGGTCATGGACCGCAGCCCGCCGACCCTGCTGCAGGCGGTGACGGCCGACTTCATGCGCGAAGGCCACTTCATCGGCCACATTCGGCGAATGCGCGTGCTGTACCAGGCGCGCCAGCAGTGCCTGGTGGACACGCTCGAACGCGTGCTGGGCGGTTTCTTCAACATAACCCCCGTGGACGCCGGCATGCACTTGATCGCCTGGCTACCGCCCCACCTGGACGATCAACAGGTCGCCCGGCAACTGGCTGAACAGGGCGTGCACACCTATGCCCTGAGCGATTACTGCCTGCAACGTTACCTGCCGCCAGCCCTGCTGATCGGCTTTGCCGGTACCCCGCAGGGCGAGGCCCCGGCGAAAGTCCAGGCCCTGGCTCAGGCACTGCGTGCCCTCGGCCATCTGAACCCGTAG
- a CDS encoding putative adhesin has translation MAIIRPLGREIYLFQDDSGRSVENLMIVSHGRYMPRPEFGRQTGLARNIPGLGGWIEVPAGVTLYLYGPHKSAIYGSMITEVLDGEAKHFETLRSPQKIRNYRLSKFQADSDTYGSIKKEIDLNRRSAGGRGQAMSYGGNTILQMIAANFPGTIPRFDILTIRNRAWMYTVSLQDVFKALERWGFRYSNIHCVFCRSRIIGTEPVYTPEHW, from the coding sequence ATGGCGATAATCAGACCTTTGGGTCGCGAGATTTATCTGTTTCAGGATGACTCCGGGAGGTCCGTCGAAAATCTGATGATTGTATCGCATGGTCGCTATATGCCACGTCCAGAATTTGGCAGGCAAACCGGCCTGGCGCGAAATATACCCGGGTTAGGCGGATGGATCGAGGTCCCTGCCGGCGTGACGCTGTACTTGTATGGGCCTCACAAAAGTGCCATTTATGGCTCAATGATCACCGAGGTTCTGGATGGCGAAGCGAAGCACTTTGAAACCCTGCGCAGTCCGCAGAAAATCCGAAACTATCGCCTTTCCAAGTTTCAAGCCGACAGCGACACGTACGGGAGCATTAAAAAAGAGATTGACCTGAATCGTCGCAGCGCCGGCGGGCGCGGGCAGGCCATGAGTTACGGTGGTAATACCATCTTGCAGATGATTGCAGCAAACTTCCCCGGCACTATTCCGCGATTCGATATCTTGACCATTCGCAATCGCGCATGGATGTACACCGTATCGCTTCAGGATGTGTTCAAGGCGCTGGAGCGTTGGGGGTTTCGGTATTCCAATATTCATTGTGTTTTCTGCCGCAGTCGAATCATTGGGACCGAGCCTGTCTACACACCCGAGCACTGGTGA
- a CDS encoding molecular chaperone: MKKFIVFVLFNLSAATAFAGPNINVGTIYDYLDGDKSTYLKRVYNGGDSTAFVRVSIHEMVFDADGKSRELPMVEKGAAANPEGLIASPARLIVPSQGMQGTRLLYMGKRDKERYYRVRFVPVVPEKEDQFAMTDEERKDYKQSMSAGVNVLTAYGIIFFVRPQDSRFDTKIENTTAKYKVTNAGNSTIVLDEFKSCVVGKPGECYPTTKHHVLPGKTFSVDKEAGREYTFDLIEGGAPKRMKVAKG; the protein is encoded by the coding sequence TTGAAAAAGTTTATTGTTTTCGTATTGTTCAACCTGTCTGCCGCTACGGCATTCGCCGGCCCCAATATCAATGTCGGCACTATTTATGACTACCTCGACGGGGACAAAAGCACCTACCTCAAACGGGTTTATAACGGTGGCGACAGTACCGCCTTCGTGCGGGTGAGTATCCATGAAATGGTCTTCGATGCCGATGGCAAGTCCCGTGAGCTGCCCATGGTGGAGAAGGGCGCTGCGGCCAACCCCGAAGGCCTGATTGCCAGCCCCGCGCGCCTGATCGTGCCTTCCCAGGGGATGCAGGGCACGCGTCTGCTGTATATGGGCAAGCGTGACAAGGAGCGCTACTACCGCGTGCGTTTCGTGCCCGTGGTGCCGGAAAAAGAAGACCAGTTCGCCATGACCGACGAAGAGCGTAAAGACTACAAGCAGAGCATGTCGGCCGGGGTCAATGTGTTGACGGCCTACGGCATCATCTTCTTTGTTCGCCCGCAGGACAGCCGCTTCGATACTAAAATCGAGAACACCACGGCGAAGTACAAAGTCACCAATGCTGGCAACAGCACCATTGTGCTGGATGAGTTCAAAAGTTGCGTGGTGGGCAAGCCCGGTGAGTGTTACCCGACCACGAAACATCATGTACTGCCAGGAAAAACCTTCAGCGTTGATAAAGAAGCGGGTCGTGAATACACCTTTGACCTGATCGAAGGCGGCGCGCCCAAGCGGATGAAGGTTGCCAAGGGTTAA
- a CDS encoding MFS transporter translates to MSTQDKAKWFKFLILILGGGTIYKLANLKDAFYVPMQEFMGLSHTEIGLLLSANAIIATGLFVVGGVLADRFDTRRLIPLGLLGTGALGLYLATFPPFNSLMIVFCLLAVCADCIYWPALLKAIRGLGDDKEQGRLFGLLEGGRGVVDTLVAFSALGVFIAMGAAEAGLKAAIVFYSVIDIAAGVLTWFLLKGARPAQANPRKNPLTNLMQAVKVPAIWLVSFNVFMVYIVYCGLTYFIPYLKEVYGLPVALVGAYGIINQYMLKILGGPAGGFLADKQFKSPSRYLKWAFLALLPMMAIILLVPKSPGFIYAGMAATLSFAFIVFSMRGVFWAPMGEVGIAPHITGSAFGIGCLIGYAPGMFAYVGYGAILDRFPGQQGYNYVFISMMVLAVIGFVVASRMHRLVRQTAQEAGGDVAATMG, encoded by the coding sequence ATGAGCACTCAAGACAAGGCTAAATGGTTCAAATTCCTGATACTGATCCTCGGCGGCGGCACCATCTACAAGCTCGCTAACCTCAAGGACGCGTTCTATGTACCCATGCAGGAATTCATGGGGCTGTCGCACACTGAAATCGGCCTGCTGCTCAGCGCCAACGCCATCATCGCCACCGGACTGTTCGTGGTCGGCGGTGTGCTGGCCGACCGCTTCGACACCCGCAGACTGATCCCCCTGGGCCTGCTCGGCACCGGCGCGCTGGGCCTTTACCTGGCCACCTTCCCGCCCTTCAACAGCCTGATGATCGTGTTTTGCCTGCTGGCGGTATGCGCCGACTGCATCTACTGGCCGGCGCTGCTCAAGGCTATCCGCGGCCTGGGCGACGACAAGGAACAAGGCCGCCTGTTCGGGCTGCTTGAAGGCGGGCGCGGGGTGGTCGACACCCTGGTGGCATTCTCGGCCCTGGGTGTGTTCATTGCCATGGGTGCTGCCGAAGCGGGACTCAAGGCGGCCATCGTCTTTTACTCGGTCATCGACATTGCTGCCGGGGTACTGACCTGGTTCTTGCTCAAGGGCGCCCGGCCTGCCCAGGCCAACCCCCGGAAAAACCCGCTGACCAACCTGATGCAGGCAGTCAAGGTGCCGGCCATCTGGCTGGTGAGCTTCAACGTGTTCATGGTCTACATCGTGTACTGCGGGCTGACCTACTTCATTCCGTACCTCAAGGAAGTCTACGGGCTGCCGGTCGCGCTGGTGGGGGCCTACGGCATCATCAACCAGTACATGCTCAAGATCCTCGGGGGCCCGGCAGGCGGTTTCCTGGCAGACAAGCAATTCAAAAGCCCCAGCCGTTATCTGAAATGGGCGTTCCTGGCGTTGCTGCCAATGATGGCGATCATCCTCCTGGTGCCCAAGAGCCCGGGCTTCATCTATGCCGGCATGGCGGCCACCCTGTCGTTTGCCTTCATCGTATTCTCCATGCGTGGCGTGTTCTGGGCGCCCATGGGCGAAGTGGGCATCGCCCCGCACATCACCGGCTCAGCCTTTGGTATCGGCTGCCTGATCGGCTATGCGCCGGGGATGTTCGCCTATGTGGGTTACGGCGCCATCCTTGACCGGTTTCCCGGGCAACAGGGCTACAACTACGTCTTCATCAGCATGATGGTGCTGGCGGTGATCGGCTTTGTGGTGGCCAGCCGGATGCATCGTCTGGTGCGCCAAACGGCGCAGGAAGCTGGGGGTGATGTGGCGGCAACGATGGGCTAG